A window of the Gasterosteus aculeatus chromosome 21, fGasAcu3.hap1.1, whole genome shotgun sequence genome harbors these coding sequences:
- the rttn gene encoding rotatin isoform X1 encodes MSAAQLAPTRLVSHGFYTVNMELSPIIKKIGHSLLEIRVRALKNIISKLDHSLISVSDIVQEKMLFVHLLQWFNFPEVAMQEEVLELLSTLSKHPSAAQMLRDVGAVDFLTQLSPNVEPRLRAVIDGTLDQLFQLPELLPSHIMVSSRGRRSTTPTDVPPEDPFPKTGYFHKTTLSHADIPAQKIAVHESVRCLKFSVFPWLTLTNTDRHILSSNESSLRSSNPNLVRTTCELLCDVIMQDFPAEIFLQRPSIVQNLLSLLKLGSGKGEAGYLHLYALSCLRQLCVGLRRRLRFHHDPSFYSMKQDPVSQNSSFSYSREVRATQRSQASSPAAECCPRPSVVGRTSQRASGDGQDGDAASTSGSSNRGGASVQRQAAQSPADVAQLELPDLGAEDVLELQLQQLTLAQFTVATMTHAIPLLKTEGLHMLHRVLELLCDAVHLLGDSVRELVWDDRSLVGTELKEKLQACMELLGGILSFHQSYSTDIPASSQVHHRIAYTGIAVFTVKLLQTILPPEKASDNLPENTATAVFHMCLDPSLGTLLPSVQDAAVAYLEQVNSDSHDLYRRVTRAALWMESTCNFLKETQAEGEKNWLEILELADQAINGLPFHQHLPVVKECVHMCSYLWKLNQPSPFLQTESQKLLLKLLSHPSLPVKMETYKHTLNLVKDCLGIHNASRQESAACGGINFLTHHRVLYEMCAFGLQDSAETVNVAAKDILLFLLKGRLMMTASTWDRFNEALHPVMPILQGYASTEESLGNCVLLISDMSDVARDDVFPSRAKLKAALRLLFTRQPTVRIAAVQQILPHLTSDNDASKARPDLDQAAVSSLPNLFCLRNPLDITLDTSNKFVLKVESVEKLFCILSSDTVDVSLRRSAAEQLSVVLQDTAMHPVLKNLGITDKVVSFITGSVNGDESLDCLLESCVCILRKLAYADPSLRHSLAQRNLLLLTLLRASLILKENKGNGNEIAVLMSLLLFDEIASIKIWSDSSNADATLTPFSLPLSVMRRYNIPFQAATHHAVSPYCCVLPPSSDLLTLAPARLALQVAWNTAWHSGMDNLLEELHDTSFSATEFHPELKLSEAQVILLQAMHLPTALQGCIKAIATAAGHSSVTSALSRLSLYLLIDHLAHPHIPTHRCIDTLHSLSWQAAVTRFLQVLPASVEDERLLVGIIAFLNAYFKPMHTESASDPEDKDLCWMLQLLLNQETASILNLLLGVETQASTQSPVGPEEEKNHVSQRLQKELTSFFNTLLLRLTQTADRLSLALAGPFKSQLAVRLLQSLRVSDAPRFYGLPSLERTLQGMVRLTAQPGWSSHCSDLEPALLCSKYLSGLLEVISSFYVEWGGNSMSFMGKGVTKSAVICLLHLSHEMRARNEDEDFISQWSLGNNEAAAEEAGASQLGLAWLVPLWVDRDQEVRFASLGLGAALSAVPSGCQALCASCQNISGGLWGTLLNILLDQQESSMVRREAAFILQNLMVMPMPANPEKAKDSHWQHPCVHDEVSGVSLVGLPALQALLYHCQYFQHVALSASKCYLGRYTFNLQPCAATTGGPHPQEGNSLNSENSLWLWRCDAPTTDSSRPSSSLSTSSTVTRGSGPDSPKGPSPSSTAEDNPVSRLMTQGQSDTDASDSLTSQDSRQGETPPLELVVMVTADLMTAHCGLLANLLAILPDFTLAAVRHNQLLRALASLLDIGLIEKCLTELKTPSILTWEREDIKIQFVTLLQFLSSFSKLLRSCVLVSKELIGQMDFLRRLLTSLVAVLMLDTKGLDAGTRDVVCVCWADVFMLLATLVRRDSSAAYPSVSAALGRRWRTFAGTLSVCVNEKWTDPLLHTVALQFLSTIFTAETDSRGAEVQTSNSKPAAALSDIVNGPSASELCELLLQSFDKRTLQDPLKTQTAAALMALLASSPSAQNHAAKAGLIDSCIEQMKQTHSQLHLESVRPGKASHRRKEEGYLKEVKLTVEILRNALYRNDECKVVATDARLTLALYALWPWLLLDDPTMEAVLELLCVYTANCPGACSCVGGAGSGAAPGSKGTPSTSLMHSVMRLASGVAPDNGSVQKLSFCLLANLAMSRDCRCLLQKNNFLQAFPSVPMPKPGGAKAAAVGGGPLGLWLRLLVSVSCAEDGQLSIFRVTGALELLADLAPHRRHALLTLHNLCFCPASKQHVVANDKATKALLCCLSSKEMETRSMAASALWALLHNNQRAKTTLKCPSIRLRIEEARAISRKEAENQQDPTSTYLLKCLENLSQLLNN; translated from the exons ATGTCAGCGGCACAACTGGCACCCACCCGACTCGTAAGCCACGGCTTCTACACCGTGAACATGGAGTTATCCCCCATTATCAAGAAAATAG GTCACTCTTTGTTGGAGATAAGAGTTCGCGCATTGAAGAACATCATTTCTAAGCTGGACCATTCGCTGATTTCCGTCTCTGACATCGTCCAAGAGAAGATGCTTTTCGTGCATCTCCTCCAATGGTTCAATTTCCCCGAGGTGGCGATGCAGGAGGAGGTCCTCGAGCTGCTCTCCACCCTGTCAAAG CATCCTAGCGCAGCCCAGATGCTGAGAGACGTCGGGGCGGTGGACTTCCTCACTCAACTGTCTCCGAATGTGGAACCCAGACTGCGAGCTGTCATCGATGGAACCCTGGACCAGCTGTTCCAGCTACCCGAGCTACTCCCTAGTCACATAATGGTCTCCTCGCGTGGACGGCGCTCTACTACTCCAACAG ATGTGCCACCTGAAGATCCTTTTCCTAAAACGGGGTATTTCCACAAGACCACGCTGAGCCACGCGGACATACCAGCTCAGAAGATAGCAG TGCATGAGTCAGTGAGATGTCTCaagttttctgtgtttccatGGCTTACCttgacaaacacagacagacacatacTTTCATCTAACGAGAG TTCTCTTAGGAGCAGCAACCCCAACTTGGTGCGGACCACATGTGAACTTCTGTGTGACGTCATAATGCAAGATTTTCCTGCCGAGATCTTCCTGCAAAGACCAAGTATTGTACAG AACCTGCTGTCCCTGTTGAAGCTGGGTTCAGGTAAAGGTGAGGCCGGCTACCTCCACTTGTACGCGCTTTCCTGCCTTCGGCAGCTCTGTGTGGGGCTGCGGAGAAGACTACGCTTTCATCACGATCCAAGCTTTTACTCCATGAAGCAAG ATCCTGTGTCCCAGAACTCGTCCTTTTCCTACTCCCGGGAAGTGCGTGCGACCCAACGCTCGCAGGCCTCGTCTCCGGCGGCGGAGTGCTGTCCTCGGCCGTCTGTTGTAGGACGCACAAGCCAGAGAGCCAGTGGAGACGGCCAAGACGGAGATGCAGCTTCCACCAG TGGCAGTTCGAACCGAGGGGGAGCATCGGTCCAGAGGCAGGCGGCCCAGTCTCCTGCAGATGTGGCCCAGCTGGAGCTTCCCGACCTGGGGGCAGAAGATGTCCTCGAGTTGCAGTTACAGCAGCTCACTTTGGCTCAGTTCACTGTTGCCACCATGACACATGCCATCCCACTGCTTAAAACAG AGGGTTTGCATATGCTCCATCGTGTTCTGGAGCTGCTGTGTGACGCCGTCCACCTGCTCGGGGACAGTGTTCGCGAGCTGGTCTGGGACGATCGCAGCCTGGTGGGGACGGAGCTG AAAGAGAAGCtgcaagcctgcatggaattatTGGGGGGGATCCTCAGCTTTCATCAGAGCTACTCGACAGATATTCCCGCCAGCTCTCAGGTTCACCACAGAATCGCGTACACTGGCATTGCTGTGTTCACCGTTAAACTCCTTCAGACCATCCTCCCTCCCGAGAAG GCCAGTGACAATCTCccagaaaacacagcaacaGCGGTTTTCCACATGTGCTTGGACCCTTCGTTGGGGACTTTGTTACCCAGCGTGCAAGACGCCGCCGTGGCCTACTTGGAGCAGGTGAACTCAGACAGCCATGACCTCTACAGGAGGGTGACCCGCGCGGCCCTTTGGATGGAATCCACCTGTAACTTCCTCAAGGAAACGCAAGCTGAG GGGGAAAAGAACTGGTTGGAGATACTGGAGCTGGCAGACCAAGCCATAAACGGGCTCCCGTTTCACCAGCACTTACCCGTTGTCAAGGAGTGTGTTCACATGTGCTCTTACCT GTGGAAGTTAAATCAGCCCAGTCCATTCCTCCAAACAGAGAGCCAGAAACTTCTCCTCAAGCTGCTGTCCCATCCGTCACTGCCTGTCAAGATggaaacatacaaacacactttaaacCTGGTCAAG GACTGCCTTGGCATTCACAATGCGTCCCGACAGGAATCAGCAGCCTGCGGTGGAATCAACTTTCTCACCCACCACAGGGTGCTCTATGAAATGTGTGCTTTTGGACTCCAGGATTCTGCAGAGACG GTGAACGTTGCTGCCAAGGATATCCTGCTCTTCCTGCTCAAAGGGCGATTGATGATGACAGCATCGACCTGGGACAGATTCAATGAGGCACTTCACCCGGTCATGCCCATATTACAG ggtTATGCCAGCACTGAGGAATCCCTGGGAAACTGCGTCCTGCTGATAAGTGACATGTCGGACGTGGCGAGAGACGACGTGTTTCCGAGCAGAGCCAAGCTAAAGGCAGCCCTCCGACTTCTTTTTACCAGACAGCCCAC CGTGAGAATAGCAGCAGTGCAACAAATCCTGCCCCACTTAACCAGCGACAATGATGCCAGCAAAGCCAGACCAGACCTGGACCAAGCGGCAGTCTCCTCGCTGCCCAATCTCTTCTGCCTCAGAAACCCTTTGGACATCACGCTGGACACCAGCAACAAGTTTGTTCTCAAG GTGGAGTCTGTGGAGAAGCTGTTTTGTATCCTGTCCTCGGACACCGTTGACGTCTCTCTGAGAAGATCTGCTGCCGAGCAGCTGTCTGTGGTTCTTCAAG ACACAGCAATGCACCCAGTGCTGAAGAATCTCGGAATAACAGACAAAGTAGTTTCTTTCATCACAGGGAGTGTAAACGGCGACGAG AGCTTGGATTGCCTGCTGGAGTCGTGCGTGTGTATCCTGAGGAAGTTGGCTTATGCTGATCCATCTCTGAGGCACAGTCTGGCACAACGcaacctcctgctcctcacacTGCTCAGGG CCTCGTTGATATTAAAGGAGAACAAAGGCAATGGAAATGAGATCGCCGTCCTGATGAGTTTGCTGCTATTTGACGAGATTGCCAGCATTAAGATATG GTCGGATTCATCCAATGCAGATGCGACCCTCACACCGTTCTCCCTGCCACTGTCAGTAATGCGCAG GTACAACATCCCATTCCAGGCAGCGACTCATCACGCCGTCAGCCCGTACTGCTGCGTCCTGCCCCCGTCCTCTGACCTCCTGACTCTGGCCCCCGCCCGCCTAGCCCTGCAGGTGGCCTGGAACACTGCATGGCACTCTGGGATGGACAACCTCCTCGAAGAGCTGCATGACACCTCTTTCAGTGCCACTGA ATTTCATCCTGAGTTAAAGCTGTCAGAAGCACAGGTTATATTGCTGCAGGCCATGCATCTTCCCACTGCGCTGCAGGGCTGCATCAAGGCCATCGCCACAGCAGCGGGCCACAGCTCGGTGACTTCCGCCCTCTCTAGGCTGAGCCTCTATTTACTGATTGATCACCTGGCCCACCCTCACATCCCCACCCACCGCTGCATAGACACCCTTCACTCGCTCAGCTGGCAGGCAGCAGTGACAAG GTTTCTTCAGGTGCTTCCAGCCAGTGTTGAAGATGAGAGGTTGCTAGTGGGCATCATTGCCTTTTTGAATGCCTACTTCAAACCGATGCACACAGAGTCTGCATCGGACCCCGAGGACAAGGACCTATGCTGgatgctgcagctgcttctcAATCAG GAGACGGCATCCATTCTCAATCTGCTGCTCGGTGTGGAGACCCAGGCCTCAACTCAGAGCCCAGTAGGGCcggaggaagagaagaaccACGTGAGCCAGAGACTGCAGAAAGAACTCACCAGCTTCTTTAACACCTTACTGCTCCGACTCACGCAGACCGCGGACAG GCTGTCTCTGGCATTAGCCGGCCCTTTCAAGAGCCAGCTGGCAGTCCGTTTGCTGCAGAGCCTGAGGGTCTCCGACGCCCCGCGTTTCTACGGCCTTCCCAGCCTGGAGAGAACACTGCAGGGCATGGTCCGCCTGACGGCTCAGCCCGGCTGGAGCTCCCACTGCTCTGACCTGGAACCCGCCTTGCTCTGCTCCAAGTATCTCAGCGGGCtattagag GTGATCTCATCGTTTTATGTAGAGTGGGGAGGCAACTCAATGTCCTTCATGGGGAAAGGTGTGACCAAGAGCGCCGTCATCTGCTTGCTTCACCTGTCCCACGAGATGAGGGCCCGGAACGAGGACGAG GACTTCATATCCCAATGGTCTTTGGGGAATAATGAGGCGGCTGCCGAGGAGGCCGGCGCCTCTCAGCTCGGTTTGGCCTGGCTCGTCCCCCTGTGGGTCGACCGCGATCAAGAG GTGAGGTTTGCCAGTTTGGGTTTAGGTGCAGCTCTGTCGGCGGTGCCCAGCGGTTGCCAGGCTCTGTGTGCCAGCTGTCAGAACATCAGCGGAGGTCTGTGGGGCACGTTGCTCAACATCCTGCTGGATCAGCAGGAGAGCAGCATGGTGCGCAGAGAG gctgcaTTTATTCTGCAGAACCTGATGGTGATGCCAATGCCTGCCAATCCAGAGAAGGCCAAGGACTCCCACTGGCAG CACCCGTGTGTCCATGATGAGGTGTCTGGTGTGTCTCTGGTGGGTCTTCCAGCACTCCAGGCTCTCCTTTACCACTGTCAGTACTTCCAACACGTGGCTCTCTCTGCCTCCAAATGTTACCTcggcaggtacacattcaaccTGCAGCCTTGTGCTGCCACCACCGGTGGACCCCATCCTCAGGAGGGCAATTCCCTGA ATTCTGAGAATTCTCTTTGGTTATGGCGATGTGACGCCCCAACTACAGACTCCAGCAGACCCTCCagctccctctccacctccagcaccGTG ACTAGAGGTTCCGGGCCAGACAGCCCCAAGGGTCCCTCCCCATCGAGCACCGCGGAGGATAATCCTGTAAGCCGACTGATGACTCAAG GTCAGAGTGACACAGACGCCAGCGACTCACTGACCTCCCAGGACTCCCGACAAGGCGAGACCCCGCCGCTGGAactggttgtcatggtaactgcCGACCTCATGACGGCCCACTGTGGCCTGCTGGCTAACCTGCTGGCCATCCTGCCAGACTTCACCCTCGCTGCCGTCCGACACAACCAGCTCCTCCGAGCGCTGGCCAG TCTGCTAGATATTGGGCTCATTGAGAAATGTCTGACTGAGCTGAAGACACCCAGCATCCTAACATGGGAGAGAGAAGACATCAAGATCCAG TTTGTCACCCTGCTGCAGTTCCTGTCCAGCTTCTCCAAACTGCTGCGGTCATGTGTCCTGGTGAGCAAGGAGCTGATTGGCCAGATGGACTTCCTAAGACGGCTTTTGACTTCTCTGGTGGCTGTACTCATGTTGGATACCAAAGGACTGG acgcaGGTACCCGGGAcgtggtgtgcgtgtgctgggCAGACGTGTTTATGCTCCTGGCTACTCTGGTGAGGAGGGACAGCTCAGCAGCGTACCCATCTGTCTCTGCTGCGCTGGGGAGACGCTGGcggacatttgcag GAACATTAtccgtgtgtgtgaatgagaagTGGACGGATCCTCTTCTCCACACAGTGGCTCTGCAGTTCCTCAGTACAATATTCACAGCGGAGACAGACAGTCGGGGAGCGGAGGTCCAGACCTCGAACTCCAAACCTGCCGCGGCTCTGTCTGACATTGTGAATGGTCCCTCAGCCAGCGAGCTGTGTGAACTCTTACTGCAG AGTTTTGATAAGAGGACCCTTCAGGACCCTTTAAAGACGCAGACGGCCGCTGCTCTGATGGCACTGTTGGCCAGCAGTCCCTCTGCTCAAAACCACGCAGCCAAAG CTGGTCTAATAGACAGCTGCATTGAGcaaatgaagcaaactcactcCCAGCTCCACCTGGAGTCTGTTCGACCCGGCAAAGCTTCCCACCGCAGAAAG GAAGAAGGCTATTTAAAAGAAGTCAAGCTGACTGTGGAGATCCTACGGAATGCTCTTTATCGCAACGACGAATGCAAA gtggtggCCACAGATGCTCGCCTCACACTGGCACTCTATGCTCTCTGGCCTTGGCTGCTATTGGATGACCCCACCATGGAGGCGGTGCTGGAGCTTCTGTGCGTCTATACGGCCAACTGCCCcggag CATGCAGTTGCGTCGGTGGCGCCGGCTCCGGTGCAGCACCGGGATCTAAAGGCACCCCGAGCACCTCTCTGATGCACTCGGTCATGAGGCTGGCCTCGGGCGTCGCCCCAGATAACGGCTCTGTCCAGAagctctccttctgtctcctggCCAACCTCGCCATGTCCCGCGACTGCAGATGCCTCCTGCAAAAG AATAACTTCCTGCAGGCCTTCCCGTCGGTGCCGATGCCCAAGCCGGGCGGGGCCAAGGCCGCGGCCGTCGGTGGGGGCCCGCTGGGCCTGTGGCTGAGGCTGCTGGTCAGCGTCTCGTGCGCAGAGGACGGCCAGCTGAGCATCTTTAGGGTGACCGGAGCTTTGGAACTGCTGGCCGACCTGGCGCCGCACCGGCGCCACGCGCTTCTCACCCTTCACAACCTCTGCTTCTGCCCTGCCAGCAAGCAGCACGTCGTGGCTAATG ACAAAGCCACCAAGGCGCTACTCTGCTGTCTGAGCAGTAAGGAGATGGAAACCCGCTCCATGGCAGCCTCTGCACTTTGGGCGTTGCTCCATAACAATCAAAGG GCTAAGACTACTTTGAAGTGTCCCTCTATTCGGTTGAGGATTGAGGAGGCGCGTGCCATCTCTAGAAAGG AGGCCGAGAACCAGCAGGATCCGACGAGTACCTACCTGCTGAAGTGCCTTGAAAATCTTTCCCAGCTGCTAAATAactaa